One window of the Janthinobacterium sp. PAMC25594 genome contains the following:
- a CDS encoding IS5 family transposase, with product MWTQENRSRHQQVRTALKRGYPTDVKDEEWRLIAPLLPRQAKTGRPRKTDLRAVINALRYMVRSGCEWRMLPNDFPPYQTVYYWFRRLMRRMLFRTIHDLALMLDRLCNEREVLPSAGVVDSQSVKAPGARTRGYDANKKLSGRKRHIAVDTDGRLLAINLTPADIADSTGAQMVLDGLIKRWPWVKHLFGDAAYDRRQLMDKAAFLDFTVEVVRRLQGQQGFAVQPRRWVVERTFAWLMRYRRLVRDYEQRIDVSENMIYLAMGSLLLHRLNFR from the coding sequence ATGTGGACGCAAGAGAATCGAAGCCGGCATCAGCAGGTGAGGACGGCACTCAAACGTGGCTATCCCACAGATGTGAAAGATGAAGAGTGGCGCCTGATCGCGCCGCTGCTGCCACGGCAAGCGAAGACGGGAAGACCTCGCAAGACGGACTTGCGCGCAGTGATCAATGCGCTGCGTTACATGGTGCGGTCCGGATGCGAGTGGCGCATGCTGCCCAATGATTTCCCGCCGTATCAGACGGTCTATTACTGGTTTCGGCGCCTGATGCGGCGCATGCTGTTTCGCACCATTCATGACTTGGCGCTGATGCTGGATCGCTTGTGCAATGAGCGGGAGGTGCTGCCGAGTGCCGGTGTTGTCGATAGCCAGAGCGTGAAAGCACCCGGCGCGCGAACGCGAGGTTATGACGCCAACAAGAAACTCAGCGGGCGCAAACGCCACATTGCGGTCGACACGGATGGTCGCTTGCTGGCGATAAACCTGACGCCAGCCGACATTGCCGACTCCACTGGCGCGCAGATGGTGCTCGATGGATTGATCAAACGCTGGCCGTGGGTGAAGCATCTGTTTGGGGATGCGGCATACGACCGCAGACAGTTGATGGACAAGGCCGCGTTTCTCGACTTTACTGTGGAAGTCGTGCGCCGTCTGCAGGGGCAGCAAGGTTTCGCTGTTCAGCCAAGGCGCTGGGTGGTCGAGCGAACGTTCGCATGGCTGATGCGTTACCGGCGTCTGGTGCGCGACTACGAACAGCGCATTGACGTGTCGGAAAACATGATCTATCTGGCCATGGGATCGTTGCTGCTGCATCGACTAAATTTCCGCTAA
- the rfbD gene encoding dTDP-4-dehydrorhamnose reductase has product MSRILITGKTGQVGHELERSLQGLGEIIALDRSQMNLADLDQVRDVIRSIKPTLIVNPAAYTAVDKAESEPELALRINGEAPGVMAEEAKKLGAAMIHYSTDYVFDGSKDGPYVETDPTCPINVYGSSKLAGEQAIQASGIAHLILRTSWVYSTHGKNFLLTMLHLAKEREELSIVSDQFGAPTWSRTIADTTAHIVVQSLVASDQQAWWQARSGLYHLTAQGRTSWFGFTEAIMAHASVHKKPRLNAIETKTYPQPAQRPTNSMLSSQLLVDTFCALPQWQEALKLCQD; this is encoded by the coding sequence ATGAGCCGTATCTTAATTACAGGAAAAACCGGCCAGGTCGGCCACGAACTGGAACGCAGCCTGCAAGGTCTGGGAGAGATCATCGCGCTAGACCGCAGCCAGATGAACCTGGCCGATCTGGATCAGGTACGCGACGTGATCCGCAGCATCAAACCGACCCTGATCGTCAATCCGGCGGCCTACACCGCTGTCGATAAGGCCGAGAGCGAGCCTGAACTGGCGCTACGCATCAATGGCGAAGCACCGGGCGTGATGGCGGAAGAGGCAAAAAAGCTGGGCGCCGCGATGATCCATTACAGCACCGACTACGTGTTCGACGGCTCGAAAGATGGTCCCTACGTTGAAACCGATCCGACCTGCCCGATCAATGTCTACGGCAGCAGCAAGCTGGCCGGCGAACAGGCGATCCAAGCCAGCGGCATCGCACACTTGATCTTGCGTACCAGCTGGGTCTATAGCACGCACGGCAAGAACTTTCTGTTGACCATGCTGCACCTGGCAAAGGAGCGCGAAGAACTAAGTATCGTATCCGATCAGTTCGGCGCACCGACGTGGAGCCGCACCATTGCCGATACCACGGCGCATATCGTGGTGCAAAGCCTGGTGGCAAGCGACCAGCAAGCATGGTGGCAGGCACGCTCCGGTCTGTATCATTTGACGGCGCAAGGAAGGACCAGCTGGTTCGGTTTTACCGAAGCGATCATGGCCCATGCATCAGTGCATAAGAAACCACGTTTGAATGCGATAGAGACCAAAACCTATCCGCAGCCGGCGCAACGTCCCACCAATTCAATGCTGTCCTCACAACTCCTGGTAGATACTTTTTGCGCTCTGCCTCAATGGCAGGAAGCCTTGAAACTGTGCCAGGACTGA
- a CDS encoding DUF6444 domain-containing protein: MQNDSQMPTLLELLDALESKVNKDSHKSSKRPSSDGPIKKTRSLREPSGKIAGGQTEHKGTLLRQIERPAQVIQHRLPSVRSLLPSSAPWRCLVAERCNVFEVPMASCQAIEHRTWTLHRAEQRIPAHFWPTWPRRCNTARVKTSLLRDGLIT; encoded by the coding sequence ATGCAGAATGATAGCCAGATGCCGACGCTGCTTGAGCTTCTGGACGCGCTCGAATCGAAGGTGAACAAGGACAGCCACAAGTCAAGCAAGCGGCCGTCGTCGGATGGCCCGATCAAGAAGACACGCTCCCTACGTGAGCCTTCAGGCAAGATAGCCGGTGGTCAAACCGAGCACAAAGGAACATTGCTTCGCCAGATCGAGCGGCCCGCACAAGTCATCCAGCATCGCCTGCCTTCAGTACGATCACTGCTGCCAAGCTCTGCCCCATGGCGATGCCTGGTCGCGGAACGGTGCAATGTGTTCGAGGTGCCGATGGCATCGTGCCAGGCCATCGAGCACCGCACATGGACTTTGCACCGTGCCGAACAGCGCATACCAGCACATTTCTGGCCGACGTGGCCGAGGCGGTGCAATACGGCCCGTGTCAAGACCAGCCTGCTCAGAGACGGTTTAATAACTTAG